In Myxococcus fulvus, one genomic interval encodes:
- a CDS encoding DUF2267 domain-containing protein — translation MADKREREGQESSSTDGSNERGGLPIEVRRARRKEAHASQHYAAFLKHLCERGGMSPSVAEKAAVSVLCAVEQRITQGETQDLEAQLPNKLTLLLHRCERHEDELPKGFGREELLARVGEDLALNPEAVEPVVRAVLNSVRAQISEGEAEDVMDQLPEDLRELWRRPS, via the coding sequence ATGGCGGACAAGCGGGAGCGCGAAGGGCAGGAGTCTTCTTCGACGGACGGCTCGAACGAGCGAGGTGGCCTGCCCATCGAGGTCCGTCGCGCCCGCCGGAAGGAAGCGCACGCGAGTCAGCACTACGCGGCCTTCCTGAAGCACCTGTGCGAGCGGGGCGGCATGTCCCCCTCGGTGGCCGAGAAGGCCGCGGTGTCCGTGCTCTGCGCGGTGGAGCAGCGCATCACCCAGGGCGAGACGCAGGACCTGGAGGCCCAGCTCCCCAACAAGCTGACGTTGCTGCTGCACCGCTGCGAGCGCCACGAGGACGAGCTGCCCAAGGGCTTCGGCCGCGAGGAGTTGCTCGCGCGCGTGGGCGAGGACCTGGCGCTCAACCCGGAAGCGGTGGAGCCCGTGGTCCGCGCGGTGCTCAACTCCGTGCGGGCGCAGATCTCCGAGGGCGAGGCCGAGGACGTCATGGACCAGCTCCCCGAGGACCTCAGGGAGCTGTGGCGCCGTCCGAGCTGA
- a CDS encoding Mov34/MPN/PAD-1 family protein, which translates to MSSHEVCLLIGRDEEVLWCEASESPVLLPDSRARWEAIWYWREELVEVAHSHPEGPLGFSEEDETTMAALTEALGRAPRFSVVAPGGMVARVEGRDVWVSEEPWWAGPLREISGMQYTPMARA; encoded by the coding sequence ATGTCGTCGCATGAGGTATGTCTGCTCATCGGACGGGACGAGGAGGTGCTGTGGTGCGAGGCCTCTGAAAGCCCCGTCCTGCTGCCCGACTCCCGCGCGCGCTGGGAGGCCATCTGGTACTGGCGTGAGGAGTTGGTGGAGGTGGCGCACAGCCACCCCGAGGGTCCGCTCGGCTTCTCCGAGGAGGACGAGACGACGATGGCCGCGTTGACCGAGGCGCTCGGCCGCGCGCCCCGCTTCTCCGTCGTGGCCCCCGGCGGCATGGTGGCCCGCGTGGAGGGCCGCGACGTCTGGGTCTCCGAGGAGCCCTGGTGGGCCGGGCCCCTGCGCGAAATCTCCGGCATGCAGTACACGCCGATGGCGCGGGCCTGA
- a CDS encoding GMC family oxidoreductase N-terminal domain-containing protein, translating into MRRLSSRWSELASHYPVVVVGSGYGGAITASRLARAGRQVCVLERGRELLPGDYPRTEADFAQELQVHMEAESNVDLGRATALFELHRGGDVAVVSGCGLGGTSLINAGVTLRPDPRVLQDPRWPEAFRQDVPGLLEDGFTWAERMLRPTPYPESSPRLASLSAMERAARRMGGTFKRPPLAVSFEEQVNDAGVRQGACTLCGDCLTGCNQGAKNSVLMNYLPDAHRHGARVFTEVSVRYLARDGNRWRIYYRPMNTGRERFEAPDLWLTADLVVLAAGTMGTAEILMRSRALGLSLSKQLGQRFSANGDVMAFGYNTDVPVNGVGHGVNPPEGREPVGPTISGIIDARATARQEDGMVIENGAMPGAFGKPMLALLSAAAAVGGEDMDSGLKDKLEELARVADSAVRGPYHGAMRNTQTFLVMSHDAGVGELRMEGDRVRVHWPDVGTQPELARVDQRLREATAALGGTFVRNPLWNRLTGHEVLCTHPLGGCVMAEHAGAGVVDHEGRVFSGHEGSEVHEGLYVSDGSVIPRSLGTNPLFTISAVAERSVALLAHRRGWHIDYTPALESPADDARTPVGVRFSETMYGHVSGAVHEHEFIAGDPKREGATRLRFVVTVETRDLERTLEDRLHPLALSGMVEALALSPRPLVVEGGELHLMTQEGARPGGRRMRYLLPLVTESGERFFLDGYKDVHDDAGFDLWADTTRLLVSVYRGMDISGPCVARGVLSLDPADFAKQLSTLRVLGARDAVGQWQTLLRFGRFFFGALYDTYVKKAA; encoded by the coding sequence ATGCGGAGGTTGTCATCCCGGTGGAGTGAGCTGGCGTCGCACTACCCCGTCGTCGTGGTGGGGTCGGGGTATGGCGGCGCCATCACCGCCAGCCGGCTCGCCAGGGCGGGGCGCCAGGTGTGCGTGCTGGAGCGGGGCCGCGAGCTGCTGCCGGGGGACTACCCGCGCACGGAGGCGGACTTCGCCCAGGAGCTCCAGGTCCACATGGAGGCGGAGAGCAATGTCGACCTGGGCCGAGCCACCGCGCTGTTCGAACTGCACCGGGGCGGCGACGTGGCCGTGGTGTCGGGGTGTGGGCTGGGCGGCACGTCCCTCATCAACGCGGGTGTCACGCTACGGCCGGACCCTCGCGTGCTCCAGGATCCACGCTGGCCGGAGGCGTTCCGTCAGGACGTGCCCGGGCTCCTGGAGGATGGCTTCACCTGGGCCGAGCGCATGCTGCGGCCCACGCCCTATCCGGAGTCCTCGCCGCGCCTGGCCTCGCTGTCGGCCATGGAGCGCGCGGCCCGTCGCATGGGCGGCACCTTCAAGCGCCCCCCGTTGGCGGTCTCCTTCGAGGAGCAGGTGAACGACGCCGGCGTGAGGCAGGGCGCGTGCACGCTGTGCGGGGACTGCCTCACTGGTTGCAACCAGGGCGCGAAGAACTCCGTGCTGATGAACTACCTGCCGGACGCGCATCGCCACGGCGCGAGGGTCTTCACCGAGGTGTCCGTGCGCTACCTGGCGCGCGACGGGAATCGCTGGCGCATCTACTACCGGCCGATGAACACCGGACGCGAGCGCTTCGAGGCGCCGGACCTGTGGCTGACGGCGGACCTGGTGGTGCTCGCGGCGGGCACCATGGGCACGGCGGAAATCCTGATGCGCTCGCGCGCGCTGGGGCTGTCGCTGTCGAAGCAGCTGGGCCAGCGCTTCAGCGCCAACGGGGACGTGATGGCCTTCGGCTACAACACGGACGTGCCCGTCAACGGCGTGGGTCACGGCGTGAATCCGCCGGAGGGCCGCGAGCCGGTGGGCCCCACCATCAGCGGCATCATCGACGCGCGCGCGACGGCCCGGCAGGAGGACGGCATGGTCATCGAGAACGGGGCCATGCCGGGCGCGTTCGGCAAGCCGATGCTGGCGCTGCTCTCCGCCGCGGCCGCGGTGGGCGGCGAGGACATGGACTCGGGGCTGAAGGACAAGCTGGAGGAGCTGGCCCGGGTGGCGGACAGCGCGGTGCGCGGCCCGTACCACGGGGCCATGCGCAACACGCAGACCTTCCTCGTGATGTCCCACGACGCGGGCGTGGGGGAGCTGCGCATGGAGGGGGACCGGGTGCGGGTGCACTGGCCGGACGTGGGCACGCAGCCGGAGCTCGCGCGCGTGGACCAGCGACTGCGCGAGGCCACGGCGGCCCTGGGCGGCACCTTCGTGCGCAATCCGCTGTGGAACCGGCTCACCGGACACGAGGTCCTGTGCACCCATCCGCTCGGAGGCTGCGTCATGGCGGAGCATGCGGGCGCGGGCGTGGTGGACCACGAGGGGCGCGTGTTCTCCGGTCATGAGGGGAGCGAGGTCCACGAGGGCCTCTACGTCAGCGATGGCTCGGTGATTCCGAGGTCCCTGGGGACCAACCCGCTGTTCACCATCTCCGCGGTGGCTGAGCGCTCCGTCGCGCTGCTGGCCCATCGGAGAGGCTGGCACATCGACTACACGCCCGCGCTGGAGTCCCCCGCGGACGACGCGCGGACTCCGGTGGGCGTGCGCTTCTCCGAGACGATGTACGGCCACGTCTCCGGCGCGGTGCATGAGCATGAGTTCATCGCGGGAGACCCCAAGCGGGAGGGCGCCACGCGTCTGCGCTTCGTCGTCACGGTGGAGACGCGAGACCTGGAGCGCACACTGGAGGACCGGCTGCACCCGCTGGCGCTCTCCGGCATGGTGGAGGCCCTGGCGTTGTCGCCCCGGCCGCTCGTCGTGGAGGGGGGCGAGCTGCACCTGATGACCCAGGAGGGCGCACGTCCTGGCGGCCGGCGGATGCGCTACCTGCTGCCGCTCGTCACCGAGTCGGGCGAGCGCTTCTTCCTGGATGGATACAAGGACGTCCACGACGACGCGGGGTTCGACCTGTGGGCCGACACGACGCGGCTGCTCGTGTCCGTGTACCGGGGAATGGACATCTCGGGACCCTGTGTCGCGCGCGGCGTGCTGTCGCTGGACCCCGCGGATTTCGCGAAGCAGCTCTCCACATTGCGCGTGCTCGGCGCGCGGGACGCGGTGGGCCAGTGGCAGACGCTGCTGCGCTTCGGACGCTTCTTCTTCGGCGCCCTCTACGACACCTACGTGAAGAAGGCCGCGTAG
- a CDS encoding vWA domain-containing protein codes for MSTNPNTQLLPESQRGPAEKLLDLVLSGSAHLWHNRPGLDVGGTWVAAAHATPAQRTVGKPVKPGLFVPAAVKLYRQLLDIHQLNSELMAHFASYALTQTDWRDLKVATCALMLVQQHAGQPVRGDDGQVAFHDDDYRSIGEAMVLHYERKSTRMLTPKAVLRVAELLELPDIASLNRQAGFGDPASRKPPMGRWKRVASKWLAARESNLSMLQGLMKAGYKETLKKLARKAGYKPLTQGFFEVLGWKQKQAEGGHRTVGLSGLTLVKRERFDGLSEAEICEWIDAERLSYKEVVGRLPKDVGMTPAIMAALLPSLSDRDLRLMTPTLEELGLLAEPTVRARWEKAVQTATDQRALNIAKNVRSEVLRQKLEEASDNAARQAVAEATAETDVRVMFLIDKSGSMDGAIENSKEALARILAGFPMEKLHIAAFDTMGTVLRPKASNRTAVQHMLAGLKAAGGTTHAAGVHALHRDGMRVPEGAKLVVIVVGDEAGEAGDQFARAFRDVGFPVAAMALLVSVAGGRGNTVRTCASQLRVPFSEVNVDQFEDPYQVPRVLKALLDAPTLPGASQSGWVERVMRTPLLKVA; via the coding sequence ATGTCGACGAACCCGAACACGCAGCTGTTGCCCGAGTCCCAGCGAGGCCCCGCCGAGAAGCTCCTGGACCTGGTGCTCAGCGGCTCGGCCCACCTGTGGCACAACCGCCCCGGCCTGGACGTGGGTGGCACGTGGGTGGCCGCGGCGCACGCCACGCCGGCGCAGCGCACCGTGGGCAAGCCCGTCAAGCCGGGCCTCTTCGTGCCCGCGGCGGTGAAGCTCTACCGGCAGCTGCTCGACATCCACCAGCTCAACTCGGAGCTGATGGCGCACTTCGCGTCGTACGCGCTGACGCAGACGGACTGGCGTGACCTGAAGGTGGCCACGTGCGCGCTCATGCTGGTGCAGCAGCACGCGGGCCAGCCGGTGCGCGGTGACGACGGCCAGGTGGCGTTCCACGACGACGACTACCGCTCCATCGGCGAGGCCATGGTGCTGCACTACGAGCGCAAGTCCACGCGCATGCTCACGCCCAAGGCGGTGCTGCGGGTGGCGGAGCTGCTCGAGCTGCCGGACATCGCCAGCCTCAACCGGCAGGCGGGCTTCGGGGACCCGGCGTCGCGCAAGCCGCCCATGGGCCGCTGGAAGCGCGTGGCGTCCAAGTGGCTGGCCGCGCGCGAGTCCAACCTGTCGATGCTCCAGGGCTTGATGAAGGCCGGCTACAAGGAGACGTTGAAGAAGCTGGCGCGCAAGGCGGGCTACAAGCCGCTCACGCAGGGCTTCTTCGAGGTGCTCGGCTGGAAGCAGAAGCAGGCCGAGGGCGGGCACCGCACGGTGGGCCTGAGCGGGCTGACGTTGGTCAAGCGCGAGCGCTTCGACGGGCTGTCCGAGGCGGAGATCTGCGAGTGGATTGACGCCGAGCGGCTCTCCTACAAGGAGGTCGTGGGTCGGCTGCCGAAGGACGTGGGGATGACGCCGGCCATCATGGCGGCGCTGTTGCCCTCGTTGTCGGACCGCGACCTGCGGCTGATGACGCCCACGTTGGAGGAGCTGGGGTTGCTCGCGGAGCCCACGGTGCGCGCGCGCTGGGAGAAGGCCGTGCAGACGGCGACGGACCAGCGGGCGCTCAACATCGCGAAGAACGTGCGCAGCGAGGTGCTGCGCCAGAAGCTGGAGGAGGCGAGCGACAACGCGGCACGACAGGCGGTGGCGGAGGCGACGGCGGAGACCGACGTGCGGGTGATGTTCCTCATCGACAAGTCGGGCTCCATGGATGGGGCCATCGAGAACTCGAAGGAGGCGCTCGCGCGCATCCTCGCGGGCTTCCCGATGGAGAAGCTGCACATCGCGGCGTTCGACACGATGGGCACCGTGCTCCGGCCCAAGGCCTCCAACCGCACGGCGGTGCAGCACATGCTCGCGGGGCTGAAGGCCGCGGGTGGCACGACGCACGCGGCCGGCGTGCACGCGCTGCACCGGGACGGGATGAGGGTACCGGAGGGGGCGAAGCTGGTGGTCATCGTGGTGGGCGACGAGGCGGGCGAGGCGGGTGACCAGTTCGCCCGGGCGTTCCGTGACGTCGGCTTCCCGGTGGCGGCGATGGCGCTGTTGGTGAGCGTGGCGGGTGGCCGTGGCAACACGGTGCGCACGTGCGCGAGCCAGCTGCGGGTGCCCTTCAGCGAGGTGAACGTGGACCAGTTCGAGGACCCCTACCAGGTCCCCCGGGTGCTCAAGGCGCTGCTGGACGCGCCGACGCTGCCCGGTGCCAGCCAGTCCGGCTGGGTCGAGCGGGTGATGCGCACGCCGCTCTTGAAGGTGGCGTGA
- the nfi gene encoding deoxyribonuclease V (cleaves DNA at apurinic or apyrimidinic sites), which yields MELSAQMHRWDVTPTEAVALQRELRERVVLQPPPGLLVERVAGADVSTEKGKDTGFGGIVVLDAGTLVPVAQAGSAVTLGFPYVPGLLSFRELPVVAVAWERLSMRPDVLIFDGHGIAHPRRLGIASHGGLLFGIPSIGCAKSLLVGTYGKLGDARGSTSPIVHKGEVVGMAVRTRKSVQPVYVSPGHLMDLPTAVELVLRASPKYREPETTRHAHRMVNALRRADGEAAELE from the coding sequence ATGGAACTGTCAGCTCAGATGCATCGCTGGGACGTCACGCCGACGGAGGCCGTGGCGCTCCAGCGCGAGCTCCGGGAGCGGGTGGTGCTCCAGCCCCCGCCCGGCCTGTTGGTGGAGCGCGTCGCCGGCGCGGACGTGTCCACGGAGAAAGGGAAGGACACGGGCTTCGGCGGAATCGTGGTGCTGGACGCCGGCACGCTCGTGCCCGTGGCCCAGGCGGGTTCGGCGGTGACCCTCGGGTTTCCGTATGTGCCGGGGCTGCTCTCGTTCCGGGAGCTGCCCGTGGTCGCCGTCGCGTGGGAGCGGCTCTCGATGCGGCCCGACGTCCTCATCTTCGACGGGCATGGCATCGCCCATCCGCGACGGCTGGGCATCGCGAGCCACGGTGGACTCCTGTTCGGCATCCCCTCCATCGGGTGCGCCAAGTCCCTGCTCGTCGGCACGTACGGCAAGCTGGGGGACGCGCGCGGGTCCACGTCGCCCATCGTCCACAAGGGCGAGGTGGTGGGCATGGCGGTCCGCACGCGCAAGTCGGTGCAGCCCGTGTACGTCTCGCCGGGGCACCTGATGGACCTGCCCACGGCGGTGGAGCTGGTCCTGCGGGCGAGCCCGAAGTACCGCGAGCCGGAGACGACGCGTCACGCGCACCGGATGGTGAACGCGCTGCGCCGCGCGGACGGCGAGGCCGCGGAGCTGGAGTGA